A stretch of Cicer arietinum cultivar CDC Frontier isolate Library 1 chromosome 5, Cicar.CDCFrontier_v2.0, whole genome shotgun sequence DNA encodes these proteins:
- the LOC101512845 gene encoding uncharacterized protein At4g26450 produces the protein MHPRQRSPRGFYAPEYRHRGGGDVGVGVGFGRGYNNNNRRAAPSVVTVAAAGAGGSGGISGGGDIFMEAGRLAAEYLVSQGLLPPNVLSLKWHNQNGSFKKHVGVVGGVSVGVGEIGVDGGRPSALARLGNAGPGVDGGMTGGRRKLGFEEFGQKGVSSGGRRRGSFKSNGFDWGNREYRRNGSWSDRFQGGSDIRDDDDDVDVGSGSGVRQQDEELHREQQKQEEEELVGASGGGGGGVDDVIEKSNLNEFVPTSAEGNDLGAETDKDRVSDGELVELKQSCSGEVRDVCDMDVEFVGSSNDLENMNDEVKEVVVVKDEAGSSDEGNKPSISKNSSAQSSDQENNSSGSVFTDLLSFCKSVKVPTKTRSSLTNKNSKALPQGNSVEENVDDLVDLQGPEILAENEEDQSHASVSGVLISDMTYEVVHIDSDTAEVEPDDSSEDMKELDTACEAEEDQSIESQSDQDRGQESTAELPKYGGCSSVSEERGEKRVAEDDVDVREDTKRLREWLPLPSPIPKTKAYFLHNNTPIEVKESPEEDTISHVDKVSVASDQGSLMSSSQFTDGDRTFFGCSEKKPPLPSSFRTCDLNLIEASEVHDTHVDHPVLIYSPPVSETKEAIPVDIDLSMSRASVSGKFSTHGTDGKEIEVIDLENDSIPEEKPIDSIDRKTEAMFTGLEGFSSHAQNAADIHDVQDGYGLMISELLGTDFANCSSVPDDINSVHNEIGLDNATGTLAEDDSIYMSLGELSFLRPWEQPPSQDYQKHF, from the exons GCTCCTTCTGTTGTTACTGTTGCTGCCGCCGGGGCTGGAGGCTCCGGCGGCATCAGTGGTGGTGGTGATATTTTTATGGAGGCAGGTAGGTTAGCTGCTGAGTATTTAGTTTCTCAAGGGTTGTTGCCACCAAATGTTTTGTCTTTGAAGTGGCATAATCAAAATGGTAGTTTTAAGAAGCATGTTGGTGTTGTTGGTGGTGTTAGTGTTGGTGTGGGGGAAATTGGGGTGGACGGAGGGAGGCCATCCGCGCTTGCCAGATTGGGGAATGCGGGTCCGGGTGTGGATGGAGGGATGACTGGTGGGAGGAGGAAATTGGGGTTTGAAGAGTTTGGACAAAAGGGTGTTAGTAGTGGTGGTAGGAGGAGGGGGAGTTTTAAGAGTAATGGGTTTGATTGGGGTAATAGAGAGTATAGAAGGAATGGATCATGGTCTGATAGATTTCAAGGTGGTTCGGATATtagagatgatgatgatgatgttgatgtTGGTAGTGGAAGTGGTGTTAGACAACAAGATGAAGAGCTGCACCGGGAACAGCAGAAGCAGGAGGAGGAGGAGCTTGTTGGTGCTAGTGGTGGTGGAGGTGGTGGTGTTGATGATGTAATTGAGAAATCAAATTTGAATGAGTTTGTGCCTACAAGTGCGGAAGGTAATGATTTGGGAGCTGAGACCGATAAGGATCGGGTCTCGGATGGTGAATTGGTGGAATTGAAACAAAGTTGTTCTGGTGAAGTTAGAGATGTATGTGATATGGATGTGGAGTTTGTTGGGAGTTCCAACGATTTGGAGAATATGAACGATGAAGTTAaggaggtggtggtggtgaaggATGAAGCTGGTAGTAGTGATGAAGGCAATAAACCAAGTATCTCGAAGAATTCGTCTGCTCAGTCTAGTGATCAGGAGAATAATAGCTCTGGTAGTGTTTTCACTGATTTACTTTCATTTTGTAAATCTGTTAAGGTGCCTACCAAGACACGCTCTTCGCTTACAAACAAGAATTCGAAGGCTCTTCCGCAAGGGAACAGTGTAGAAGAGAATGTTGATGATCTTGTGGATCTTCAAGGACCTGAAATCTTAGCTGAAAATGAGGAAGATCAATCTCATGCCTCGGTCTCGGGTGTTTTGATATCTGACATGACTTATGAGGTAGTGCATATTGACTCGGACACTGCCGAGGTAGAACCTGATGATTCCTCTGAGGATATGAAAGAATTGGATACTGCTTGTGAAGCTGAAGAAGATCAATCTATTGAGTCTCAATCTGATCAAGATAGAGGCCAAGAGTCTACTGCTGAACTACCCAAGTATGGAGGCTGTAGTTCCGTGTCAGAGGAAAGGGGTGAGAAACGTGTTGCGGAAGACGACGTTGATGTCAGGGAGGACACCAAAAGACTGAGAGAGTGGCTGCCCTTGCCCTCCCCTATACCGAAGACCAAAGCGTACTTTCTGCATAATAACACACCAATTGAGGTGAAAGAGAGTCCAGAGGAAGACACAATTTCACATGTTGACAAAGTGAGTGTGGCTTCTGATCAGGGTAGCCTTATGAGTAGTTCTCAGTTCACTGATGGAGATAGAACATTTTTCGGATGTTCAGAGAAGAAGCCACCATTGCCGAGTTCATTTAGAACTTGTGATCTGAATCTCATTGAAGCATCTGAAGTTCATGACACTCATGTTGATCATCCTGTTCTTATTTACTCCCCTCCTGTTTCTGAAACAAAGGAAGCTATACCGGTTGATATTGATCTGTCCATGAGTCGTGCTAGTGTATCAGGAAAATTCAGTACTCATGGAACAGATGGCAAAGAGATTGAAGTAATTGATCTAGAAAATGATTCCATTCCAGAAGAAAAGCCAATCGACAGTATCGATAGAAA GACAGAGGCTATGTTTACAGGACTTGAAGGTTTTTCCAGCCATGCTCAAAATGCTGCTGATATACATGATGTTCAGGATGGATATGGACTAATGATATCAGAGTTGCTTGGGACAGATTTCGCAAACTGCTCTTCAGTACCCGACGACATAAATTCTGTGCACAATGAAATAGGCCTTGATAATGCAACG GGGACACTTGCTGAGGATGATTCCATATATATGTCGCTGGGAGAATTAA